The Corynebacterium comes genome window below encodes:
- a CDS encoding flavin reductase family protein, translating to MTETYFRTPNPHPKDPTMPHHRDFHFYEPAAGHGLPHSPFNAIIAPRPIGWISTRSAAGELNLAPYSFFNAFSYTPPIIGFASIGMKDTVTNITETGEFCWNLATRELAEAMNESAAIVDKHVDEFQLAGLTPAASSLVDAPHVAEARVVFECRATQIVRLDDAAGSPTRTRVVFGEVVGVHIDKDLLVDGIYQTALAHPISRGGGPATYFGITENERFEMPRPEERRPGA from the coding sequence ATGACGGAAACATACTTCCGCACGCCCAACCCGCACCCCAAGGACCCCACCATGCCGCACCACCGCGACTTCCACTTCTACGAGCCCGCCGCCGGCCACGGACTCCCCCACTCCCCGTTCAACGCGATCATCGCGCCGAGGCCGATCGGCTGGATCTCCACACGCAGCGCGGCGGGCGAGCTCAATCTCGCGCCGTACAGCTTCTTCAACGCGTTCTCGTATACGCCGCCGATCATCGGTTTCGCCAGCATCGGCATGAAGGACACTGTCACCAACATCACGGAGACCGGCGAATTCTGCTGGAATCTCGCCACCCGCGAACTGGCAGAGGCGATGAATGAGTCGGCGGCGATCGTCGATAAGCATGTGGACGAGTTCCAGCTCGCAGGCCTGACGCCTGCGGCGTCTTCGCTTGTCGACGCCCCGCATGTCGCCGAGGCGCGCGTCGTCTTCGAGTGCCGGGCGACGCAGATCGTGCGCCTTGATGACGCCGCCGGCTCTCCCACCCGGACCCGCGTGGTGTTCGGCGAGGTCGTGGGCGTGCACATCGACAAGGATCTCCTGGTCGACGGGATCTATCAGACGGCACTCGCGCATCCGATATCCCGTGGTGGTGGGCCTGCGACCTATTTCGGCATCACGGAGAATGAGCGTTTCGAGATGCCCCGGCCGGAGGAACGCAGGCCGGGGGCATAA
- a CDS encoding transcriptional regulator, with protein MTVEPLFDDLIHNPVRLRICGMLRRVDAVSFTTLQEVLGVSKPTLSKHLSALADAGYLTMDKLASDERSDRRRVAWAGMTRAGRTAFDGHIAALREITTP; from the coding sequence GTGACCGTTGAGCCGTTGTTCGACGATCTCATCCACAACCCTGTCCGCCTGCGGATCTGCGGGATGCTCAGACGGGTTGATGCGGTGTCCTTCACGACACTCCAGGAGGTGCTGGGGGTGAGTAAGCCGACGCTGTCCAAGCACCTGTCCGCACTGGCGGACGCGGGCTATCTGACGATGGACAAGCTGGCCTCTGATGAACGATCGGACCGTCGGCGGGTGGCCTGGGCAGGGATGACCAGGGCCGGACGGACGGCGTTTGACGGGCATATCGCCGCGCTGCGGGAGATCACCACACCTTAG
- a CDS encoding cold-shock protein, which produces MAQGTVKWFNGEKGFGFIAPNDGSADLFVHYSEIQGNGFRTLEENQPVEFEVGEGAKGPQAQQVHPL; this is translated from the coding sequence ATGGCACAGGGAACTGTTAAGTGGTTCAACGGCGAAAAGGGCTTCGGCTTCATCGCCCCTAACGACGGATCCGCTGATCTCTTCGTCCACTACTCCGAGATCCAGGGCAACGGTTTCCGTACCCTCGAGGAGAACCAGCCGGTCGAGTTCGAGGTCGGCGAGGGCGCCAAGGGCCCGCAGGCCCAGCAGGTTCACCCGCTGTAA
- a CDS encoding helix-turn-helix domain-containing protein: MDHESRLGGISIGASGRRQTLDAWSEKVGNDLMPFRFAAQDNHAFQGDFEAANFLSTSVFSMATRDHTAERTAEHIRNEDEEYVVVTFQVGGMLKLTQQGKQVQLTPGQIGLYLSSKPAQLECYGNYQSRSVRIPVDRLNTRSIRWDQVGALSFDGSQGLAPPILSFLTGLFPAEPTLTPSARAAVANHLVGLVEAMLADLYLSEEESLQSPAADLLEQCLVFIEANLSNPQLNPQMVADSAHISIRYLHQTFKQSGITCASYIRSRRIDRVRADLALEEFAIMPVEKILQRWGVQNPSHFGQVFKRIEGCAPAEFRRKALIPRGALEIMSRNPGARTGGGSED; this comes from the coding sequence ATGGATCATGAATCGCGCCTGGGTGGGATAAGTATTGGGGCAAGTGGCCGCCGACAAACTCTCGATGCCTGGAGCGAAAAAGTGGGCAACGATCTCATGCCGTTCCGGTTTGCAGCCCAGGACAACCACGCTTTTCAGGGCGACTTCGAAGCCGCCAATTTCCTGAGTACCAGTGTCTTTTCCATGGCGACCAGGGATCACACCGCCGAACGCACTGCCGAACACATCAGGAACGAGGATGAGGAATATGTCGTCGTCACCTTCCAGGTCGGCGGCATGTTGAAACTCACCCAGCAGGGCAAACAAGTTCAGCTGACTCCCGGCCAGATCGGGCTGTACCTGTCCAGCAAGCCGGCCCAGCTTGAGTGCTACGGCAACTACCAAAGCCGAAGCGTCCGCATTCCGGTCGACCGCCTCAACACCAGGTCGATACGGTGGGACCAGGTCGGAGCACTTTCATTCGACGGCAGCCAGGGCCTGGCCCCGCCGATTTTGAGCTTTCTGACGGGACTGTTTCCCGCAGAACCCACACTCACACCGTCAGCCCGGGCAGCGGTAGCAAACCATCTTGTCGGCCTCGTCGAGGCAATGCTGGCGGATCTATACCTGTCCGAAGAGGAATCCCTCCAATCCCCTGCGGCGGATCTGCTGGAGCAGTGTCTCGTCTTCATTGAGGCGAACTTGTCGAATCCCCAGCTCAACCCGCAGATGGTGGCGGACTCCGCCCACATTTCTATTCGATATCTGCACCAGACTTTCAAGCAGTCAGGGATAACCTGCGCCAGTTACATTCGGTCGCGACGCATTGACAGGGTAAGAGCAGATCTGGCGCTGGAAGAGTTCGCGATAATGCCAGTCGAAAAGATCCTTCAACGGTGGGGCGTGCAGAACCCGTCGCACTTCGGGCAGGTGTTCAAACGAATCGAAGGATGCGCTCCCGCCGAGTTTCGTCGGAAAGCGCTCATACCCCGCGGTGCACTTGAGATCATGTCGCGAAATCCCGGTGCGAGGACAGGGGGCGGGTCTGAAGACTAA
- a CDS encoding acyl-CoA dehydrogenase family protein yields MTATLKTRNRAGLNPGHEFEALMARLDGITDLLRANGEKNEELGRLTDESFQALKDVGAFKIGIPEELGGYELKPTQTIAVLEKVSQADPASGWVLMVLQMISGTTAAYLPEEAQRELFPEDGEHALVAGQGTRFGKAERVEGGYKVSGNWFFGSGMPHANWIHTGAIDEENGRVMMVHFPREKASLDGNWDVLGLRATGSIDYSCQDVFVPDAYVYEPTTTDPLAGGALYKTGLALMSGICHTGWALGVGRRFLDEMQAHAAKKKNQPGASTNTDQFYAEYAKAEARMRSARAWALEVWADNERSLDAGEKLTMEQETLTRLILNNSTWAAHDVSQTVHLWTATALARRGDLQRTFRDMHVGTGHVTSGPVVLQQVGKYLAGLTTPDSHWNFFNLEEPTTSE; encoded by the coding sequence ATGACTGCAACCTTGAAAACCCGGAACCGCGCCGGCCTCAACCCAGGTCACGAGTTTGAAGCACTCATGGCACGTCTCGACGGAATAACCGACCTTTTGAGGGCCAACGGCGAGAAGAACGAGGAGTTGGGGCGTCTGACCGATGAGAGCTTTCAGGCGCTTAAAGATGTCGGTGCCTTCAAGATCGGCATTCCGGAAGAGCTCGGGGGCTATGAGCTGAAGCCCACCCAAACGATTGCCGTCCTGGAGAAGGTGTCCCAGGCGGATCCGGCCTCCGGCTGGGTGCTCATGGTGCTTCAGATGATTTCCGGAACCACCGCCGCCTATCTGCCGGAGGAGGCGCAGCGCGAGCTGTTTCCCGAAGACGGCGAGCACGCGCTCGTTGCCGGCCAGGGCACCCGGTTCGGAAAAGCCGAGCGTGTGGAAGGGGGCTACAAAGTCAGCGGCAACTGGTTCTTCGGCTCAGGCATGCCGCACGCGAACTGGATTCATACCGGCGCCATCGACGAGGAGAACGGCCGCGTCATGATGGTGCACTTCCCCCGGGAGAAAGCCAGTTTGGACGGCAACTGGGATGTCCTCGGCCTGCGCGCGACCGGCAGCATCGACTACTCGTGCCAGGACGTGTTTGTTCCGGACGCCTACGTCTACGAACCCACCACCACCGACCCCCTGGCCGGCGGCGCCCTCTACAAGACCGGACTGGCGCTGATGTCCGGCATCTGCCACACCGGTTGGGCACTCGGCGTGGGACGTCGCTTCCTCGATGAGATGCAGGCCCACGCCGCCAAGAAGAAGAACCAGCCCGGTGCATCCACCAATACCGACCAGTTCTACGCCGAATACGCCAAGGCTGAGGCGCGGATGCGCTCCGCACGTGCATGGGCGCTGGAGGTGTGGGCCGATAACGAGCGCAGCCTGGATGCCGGTGAAAAGTTGACCATGGAGCAGGAGACGCTGACCCGCCTCATCCTCAACAACAGCACCTGGGCCGCCCATGACGTCAGCCAGACCGTTCACCTGTGGACCGCAACTGCCCTGGCGCGTCGTGGTGATCTTCAGCGAACCTTCCGCGACATGCATGTCGGCACCGGTCACGTCACCAGCGGGCCCGTTGTCCTGCAGCAGGTTGGCAAGTACCTCGCAGGCCTGACCACCCCTGACTCCCACTGGAACTTCTTCAACCTCGAAGAACCGACCACTTCCGAGTAG
- a CDS encoding flavin reductase family protein, whose product MTAIPTQTLPAEMSQDFRKAFGMHPAGVAIVTADPGTGPVGLTATSVSSVSADPPTIALNLSALSRSADKIRAADHVVVHLLGREQLDLAQLFATPGADRFGDTSLWDRLPSGEPYLLNSRVWMRGKIVGSIDINGSTLAAIELVETHVDTSADPAPLVYCSRTWHALSDMSSVHPTM is encoded by the coding sequence ATGACTGCGATCCCCACCCAAACCCTCCCTGCGGAGATGTCCCAGGATTTCCGCAAAGCCTTTGGAATGCACCCCGCCGGTGTCGCCATCGTCACCGCGGATCCCGGAACCGGCCCGGTCGGCCTGACCGCCACCAGCGTCAGCAGTGTCTCCGCTGATCCTCCGACGATCGCCCTCAATCTCTCCGCTCTTTCTCGTTCGGCCGACAAGATCCGGGCTGCAGACCACGTCGTCGTCCACCTCCTCGGCCGAGAGCAGCTCGACCTGGCACAGCTGTTTGCCACGCCCGGCGCCGACCGCTTCGGCGATACGTCCCTATGGGATCGACTCCCCTCGGGAGAACCGTACCTTCTGAATTCCCGTGTATGGATGCGCGGAAAAATCGTCGGCTCCATTGACATCAACGGGTCCACACTGGCAGCTATCGAACTGGTGGAAACTCACGTCGACACCTCTGCCGACCCGGCCCCGCTGGTCTACTGCAGCCGAACATGGCATGCGCTGTCGGACATGAGCTCCGTGCATCCGACCATGTGA
- a CDS encoding alpha/beta hydrolase has translation MSFDEATSTFLTAAAENAGDRPLWKMSAPQAREATSGLDELYGPGPEMHEARDHQVVGEDGGEFTVRVLLPSPSPTAVVVYYHGGGWVLENLAGYDTLGRQLAQKTGAAVVLVEYRKAPEHPFPIPVDDAWAGVKWAEENVARRNGEVLPLMVAGDSAGANLAAVVAQRARDERSPAVQAQILVCPVTDADFTRDSYLASENQTLVSLDAMKWFWDQYAPDASDRSNPAATPLNATSLAGLPPALVITAEHDVLRDEGEAYAHALQKAGVEVEHHRWEGQMHTFFSLVNILPGSAEAIDLVAQRIRNFARDAAAQPARATVTT, from the coding sequence ATGTCCTTCGACGAAGCGACGAGCACCTTCCTCACCGCCGCAGCGGAAAACGCCGGCGACCGCCCACTCTGGAAGATGTCCGCCCCCCAGGCACGCGAAGCCACATCGGGCCTGGATGAGCTGTACGGCCCGGGCCCGGAAATGCACGAGGCGCGGGACCACCAGGTCGTAGGGGAGGACGGCGGAGAATTTACCGTTCGTGTCCTGCTTCCTTCTCCTTCTCCGACCGCAGTGGTCGTCTACTACCACGGCGGAGGCTGGGTACTGGAAAACCTCGCAGGCTACGACACTCTCGGTCGGCAGCTCGCCCAGAAAACCGGTGCGGCTGTGGTGTTGGTGGAATACCGCAAGGCCCCGGAACATCCCTTCCCCATCCCCGTTGACGATGCGTGGGCCGGTGTGAAATGGGCGGAGGAGAATGTCGCACGGCGTAACGGTGAGGTACTTCCTCTGATGGTGGCCGGCGACAGTGCCGGAGCGAACCTGGCCGCGGTCGTTGCTCAGCGAGCTCGGGATGAAAGATCGCCAGCTGTACAGGCACAAATTCTCGTCTGTCCGGTCACCGATGCTGATTTCACCCGTGACTCCTACCTCGCCTCGGAAAACCAGACGCTGGTTTCCCTCGACGCGATGAAGTGGTTCTGGGATCAGTACGCTCCGGATGCCAGCGACCGTAGTAACCCGGCGGCAACCCCACTCAACGCCACGTCCTTGGCAGGCCTTCCCCCGGCACTGGTCATCACCGCCGAGCACGATGTGCTCCGCGACGAGGGCGAAGCCTACGCGCACGCCTTGCAGAAAGCCGGAGTAGAGGTGGAACACCACCGGTGGGAAGGCCAGATGCACACCTTTTTCTCCCTGGTCAACATCCTGCCAGGCAGCGCGGAAGCTATTGATCTGGTCGCGCAGCGAATCAGAAACTTCGCACGGGATGCTGCCGCACAACCGGCCCGGGCAACTGTGACGACATAA
- a CDS encoding maleylacetate reductase, protein MSSLRFTHDTLSQRVVLDSGRVVERVLSEAEQLGMSRPMLISTDGTHEVAERLAEDLPPSVHWRDAVQHVPREIADAATAAAKEAGADGLISIGGGSATGLAKAIALDTSLPIIAVPTTYAASEATPVWGITEERTKTTGVDPVVLPAVVIYDADLVATLPQGMAIASGLNAMAHCVDSLWAPTADPINRALGLESARALASALRALAAGGGQEAREQALYGCYLSGVAFASAGSGLHHKICHVLGGTFNLPHAETHAVVLRYVAALNLPAVPEVAQALAQALGGEDAITELNRLYQDIGAPGSLAELGMPEGGITEAVDRVLAAVPAGNPTQATHDNITALITAAFHGDDPARINDFVEGRTR, encoded by the coding sequence ATGAGCTCCTTAAGGTTTACCCACGACACACTCTCCCAACGAGTGGTGCTCGACAGTGGGCGGGTTGTTGAGCGAGTGCTCAGCGAGGCTGAGCAGCTGGGAATGTCCAGGCCGATGCTCATCTCCACCGACGGCACCCACGAGGTGGCGGAACGACTCGCGGAGGACTTGCCGCCGTCCGTCCACTGGCGGGATGCGGTGCAGCACGTGCCACGGGAGATCGCCGACGCTGCCACCGCCGCCGCCAAGGAGGCGGGCGCCGACGGGCTGATCTCCATCGGCGGTGGCTCAGCCACCGGCCTGGCCAAGGCCATCGCCCTGGACACCTCCCTGCCCATCATCGCGGTGCCCACGACCTACGCCGCGTCCGAGGCCACCCCGGTGTGGGGCATCACAGAGGAGCGCACCAAGACCACCGGGGTGGACCCGGTCGTCCTGCCTGCGGTGGTGATCTACGACGCCGATCTGGTGGCCACCCTGCCGCAGGGCATGGCGATCGCCTCCGGCCTCAATGCCATGGCCCACTGCGTGGACTCGCTCTGGGCGCCGACGGCGGACCCGATCAACCGGGCGTTGGGACTCGAATCGGCTCGCGCGTTGGCATCGGCCCTACGCGCCCTGGCCGCCGGTGGCGGGCAGGAGGCCCGGGAGCAGGCGCTCTACGGCTGTTACCTGTCCGGGGTGGCGTTCGCCTCCGCCGGTTCCGGGTTGCACCACAAGATCTGCCATGTACTCGGCGGCACCTTCAACCTGCCGCACGCCGAGACCCATGCCGTGGTCCTGCGCTACGTCGCCGCCCTCAACCTTCCCGCCGTCCCCGAGGTCGCGCAGGCCCTGGCCCAGGCACTGGGAGGCGAGGACGCGATCACCGAACTCAACCGTCTCTACCAGGACATCGGTGCCCCAGGCTCCCTGGCCGAACTGGGCATGCCGGAAGGCGGCATCACCGAGGCCGTGGACCGGGTGCTGGCCGCGGTCCCGGCCGGCAACCCGACGCAAGCCACACACGACAACATCACCGCACTGATCACCGCCGCCTTCCACGGCGATGATCCGGCCCGCATCAACGACTTCGTCGAAGGAAGAACCCGATGA
- a CDS encoding dioxygenase family protein encodes MTQTLHTPQISDAQRRVEDDLVDRVVASFDNCDNPRLKQVMQSLTVHLHDFIRDVRLTEEEWNQAIEFLTQVGHITDDKRQEFVLLSDTLGASMQTIAVNNEAYEDATEATVFGPFFLDDAPEVAHGGDIAGDAQGQPAWVEGTVTDTDGNPVPGARIEVWECDEDGFYDVQYGDDRMAGRAYLHTDEQGTYRFWGLTPVPYPIPHDGPVGRMLQATGRSPVRAAHLHFMVTAPQYRTLVTHIFVDGDPQLEIGDSVFGVKDSLIKTFEQQPAGTPTPDGRDVSVMGDGTWAKTRFDIVLAPATT; translated from the coding sequence ATGACCCAGACACTTCACACCCCGCAGATCTCCGATGCCCAGCGTCGTGTGGAGGACGACCTCGTCGACCGGGTCGTCGCCTCCTTCGACAACTGTGACAACCCCCGGCTGAAACAGGTCATGCAGTCGCTGACGGTGCATCTGCATGATTTCATCCGGGATGTGCGCCTGACCGAGGAGGAGTGGAACCAGGCCATCGAGTTCCTCACCCAGGTCGGCCACATCACCGACGACAAACGCCAGGAGTTCGTCCTGCTCTCCGACACCCTGGGGGCGTCGATGCAGACCATCGCCGTCAACAATGAGGCGTACGAGGACGCCACCGAGGCCACCGTCTTCGGCCCCTTCTTCCTCGACGATGCCCCCGAGGTCGCCCACGGCGGCGACATCGCCGGCGACGCCCAGGGACAGCCCGCGTGGGTGGAGGGAACTGTCACCGACACCGACGGCAACCCGGTGCCGGGTGCCCGGATCGAGGTGTGGGAGTGCGACGAGGACGGCTTCTACGACGTGCAGTACGGCGACGACCGGATGGCGGGCCGGGCTTACCTCCACACCGATGAGCAGGGCACCTACCGGTTCTGGGGGTTGACCCCGGTGCCCTACCCGATCCCGCACGACGGGCCGGTGGGCCGGATGCTGCAGGCCACGGGACGCTCCCCGGTACGTGCCGCCCACCTGCACTTCATGGTCACCGCCCCGCAGTACCGCACCCTGGTCACCCACATCTTCGTCGACGGTGACCCGCAGCTGGAGATCGGTGACTCCGTCTTCGGGGTCAAGGACTCACTGATCAAGACCTTCGAGCAGCAACCGGCCGGTACCCCGACCCCGGACGGGCGGGATGTGTCCGTAATGGGCGACGGAACCTGGGCGAAGACCCGCTTCGACATCGTGCTGGCCCCCGCAACCACGTAG
- a CDS encoding FAD-dependent oxidoreductase — protein MTTTTSADFTTDVFIVGSGPAGSSAALFLATYGIDCVVASKYANTANTPRAHITNQRTVELMRDMGIEDQIKAEEVPHSMIGETVFCTAINGEEFGRVHSWGTGPDREGEYIAASPSLNCDLPQTHFEPILVRNAMARGAVFRWKTEYVSHTQDADGVHTTVRDRLTGHTYTVHSKYLIGADGGRSQIAADLQLPMDGQMGVSGSMNIHCDMDLSEYCQDRQSSLYWVLQPGAAVGGIGLGLVRMVRPWNEWLVTWGYDINQPPPEMDEAKAADIVRNLVGIPDLDVKVHHWSLWTVNDTYATQNMSGRVLCVGDAVHRHPPSNGLGSNTSIQDSYNLAWKLAMIINGKAGEELIDSYQDERVPVARQIVRRANKSITEFSHVLDALGIDPADDAEAMQAAMDVRKQPTEEGERRRQALHHALKIKNYEFNALGVEMGQRYESSAVVSDGTPWPTQETDPELHYQPTTHPGARLPHAWLSGSNPAAPKVSTLDICGGGHFTVLTGTNGQDWVDAAQTVSEELGIEIPAYKIGPDQDYTDTYGDWLRLREIADDGCLLVRPDNHVGYREVRLVADPLAALREALGTILHRSRSGNREQLVADGELLRLGHRELQTVDAK, from the coding sequence ATGACCACCACTACTTCCGCAGATTTCACCACCGACGTCTTCATCGTGGGTTCCGGGCCCGCCGGCTCGTCTGCTGCCCTCTTCCTGGCCACCTACGGCATTGACTGTGTGGTGGCCAGCAAGTACGCCAACACCGCCAACACCCCGCGGGCACACATCACCAACCAGCGCACCGTGGAACTCATGCGGGATATGGGCATCGAGGACCAGATCAAGGCCGAGGAAGTCCCGCATTCCATGATCGGCGAAACCGTGTTCTGCACCGCCATCAACGGTGAGGAATTCGGCCGTGTCCACTCCTGGGGTACCGGCCCCGACAGGGAAGGCGAGTACATCGCCGCCTCCCCGTCGCTGAACTGCGACCTTCCCCAGACCCACTTCGAGCCGATCCTGGTACGCAACGCCATGGCACGTGGTGCGGTGTTCCGCTGGAAGACCGAGTACGTCTCCCACACGCAGGACGCAGATGGGGTGCACACGACCGTCCGTGACCGGCTGACCGGGCACACCTACACGGTCCACTCGAAGTACCTCATCGGTGCCGATGGTGGGCGCTCCCAGATCGCCGCTGACCTGCAGCTGCCCATGGACGGGCAGATGGGGGTCTCAGGCTCGATGAACATCCACTGCGACATGGACCTGAGCGAGTACTGTCAGGACCGCCAGTCCTCCCTGTACTGGGTCCTCCAGCCCGGAGCCGCCGTCGGCGGTATCGGGCTCGGCCTGGTGCGCATGGTCCGACCCTGGAACGAGTGGCTGGTCACCTGGGGCTACGACATCAACCAGCCCCCGCCGGAGATGGACGAGGCCAAGGCCGCGGACATCGTGCGTAACCTGGTCGGCATCCCTGATCTGGACGTCAAGGTCCACCACTGGTCGCTGTGGACGGTCAACGACACCTACGCCACGCAGAACATGTCCGGACGCGTGCTGTGCGTCGGCGACGCCGTCCACCGTCATCCGCCGAGCAACGGCCTGGGGTCGAACACCTCCATCCAGGATTCCTACAACCTCGCCTGGAAACTGGCCATGATCATCAACGGGAAGGCCGGCGAGGAACTCATCGACTCCTATCAGGATGAGCGGGTGCCGGTCGCCCGGCAGATCGTCCGCCGGGCCAACAAGTCCATCACCGAGTTCAGTCACGTACTCGACGCACTGGGCATCGATCCGGCAGATGACGCCGAGGCCATGCAGGCGGCGATGGATGTCCGCAAGCAGCCCACCGAGGAAGGCGAGCGCCGCCGCCAGGCTCTCCACCACGCGCTGAAGATCAAGAACTACGAGTTCAACGCCCTGGGGGTGGAGATGGGGCAGCGCTACGAGTCTTCGGCTGTGGTATCTGACGGCACTCCGTGGCCCACGCAGGAGACCGATCCGGAGCTGCACTACCAGCCGACCACACACCCGGGTGCGCGTCTGCCGCACGCCTGGCTGAGCGGCTCCAACCCGGCGGCGCCGAAGGTGTCCACTCTCGATATCTGCGGCGGGGGACACTTCACGGTGCTCACCGGCACCAACGGCCAGGATTGGGTGGATGCCGCCCAGACTGTGTCCGAGGAACTGGGAATCGAGATCCCCGCGTACAAGATCGGCCCCGACCAGGATTACACCGACACCTACGGCGACTGGTTGCGACTGCGTGAGATCGCCGATGACGGGTGCCTGCTGGTTCGGCCGGACAACCACGTCGGCTACCGCGAGGTGCGCCTGGTGGCGGATCCCCTGGCCGCGCTTCGCGAGGCACTCGGCACCATTTTGCACCGCAGTCGCAGCGGCAACCGGGAGCAGCTCGTCGCTGACGGTGAGCTCCTGCGCCTTGGCCACCGCGAGCTGCAGACGGTGGACGCGAAGTAG
- a CDS encoding recombinase family protein, protein MFTDTTSSSLESRPEPDKVLDQLRSGDTLIVWRLDSLGCSIRHLSDQLAELQEPRVEFRSLQENLDSADAARVRGRPEVGQHY, encoded by the coding sequence ATCTTCACTGACACCACCTCCAGTTCGTTGGAGTCGAGACCCGAGCCGGATAAGGTGCTGGATCAGCTCCGTTCCGGCGACACGTTGATTGTGTGGCGCCTGGACAGCCTGGGCTGCTCGATCAGGCACCTGAGCGATCAACTCGCCGAGCTCCAGGAGCCAAGGGTGGAATTCCGGTCGCTGCAGGAAAACCTCGACAGCGCCGATGCCGCGCGTGTGAGGGGAAGGCCGGAGGTCGGGCAACACTACTGA
- a CDS encoding TspO/MBR family protein codes for MSFLNLSTPTQRRYRTIGATSAAVIATAVAGSLATDTSSSWYRSLTKPSIQPPAWVFPVAWTGLYASIAAVAGRSLADLRESGDTAEYQALRNALAANLTLNAGWSALFFKGHQSGLATLEAGALAISSADLARRTMAVSRSRGAFLLPYAAWTTFATVLTGTIWYQNR; via the coding sequence ATGAGCTTCCTCAACCTCTCCACCCCCACGCAACGTCGTTACCGCACCATCGGCGCCACCTCCGCGGCGGTCATAGCCACCGCCGTCGCGGGATCCCTGGCCACCGACACCTCCTCGTCCTGGTACCGGTCGTTGACCAAACCGTCCATCCAGCCGCCCGCCTGGGTCTTCCCCGTCGCCTGGACCGGGTTGTACGCCAGCATCGCCGCCGTCGCGGGCCGGAGCCTGGCGGACCTGCGGGAGAGCGGCGATACGGCCGAATACCAGGCACTGCGCAACGCGCTCGCCGCCAACCTGACGCTCAATGCGGGCTGGAGCGCGCTGTTCTTCAAGGGGCACCAGTCCGGCCTTGCCACCCTTGAGGCGGGCGCGCTCGCGATCTCCAGCGCCGACCTGGCCCGACGCACCATGGCGGTGAGCAGGAGTCGCGGCGCTTTCCTCCTCCCCTACGCCGCGTGGACAACATTCGCCACAGTGCTCACGGGCACGATCTGGTACCAGAACCGCTGA